In one window of Pseudorasbora parva isolate DD20220531a chromosome 7, ASM2467924v1, whole genome shotgun sequence DNA:
- the LOC137083053 gene encoding serum paraoxonase/arylesterase 2-like isoform X2 — MGKLAVLSLAVVALAVLIGERLNSLRHTSLSYRELTQNYLPNCHLIDGIDFGAEDITIREDGLAFLSTGLKYPGLPFYTDDPGKIYTLNLLDSELKIKALSIKGQFDKDSFNPHGISIYTDDKDGAIYVFVVNHPQDKSQVEIFRFVEKENSLQHIKTIKHELLHSVNDIVAVGAESFYASNDHYFTNDILKLVEPFLSLPWCDIVYYSPETVQVVAGGFLSANGINISPNKRHLYVSDILKHTIVVLEIQKNTVLSHVKEVDVGSLCDNIEVDRKSGDLWMGCHPNGLKCVFHDPNDPPGSEKS, encoded by the exons ATGGGCAAGTTAGCAGTTCTCTCGCTTGCTGTTGTTGCACTTGCTGTTTTGATCGGAGAAAGGCTCAATTCTTTAAG GCACACATCTCTTTCTTACAGAGAACTAACCCAGAACTACCTTCCTAACTGTCACCTAATAGATGGCATAG ATTTTGGGGCTGAAGATATAACCATACGTGAAGATGGATTGGCTTTCCTCAGCACT GGCTTGAAGTATCCAGGCTTACCATTCTATACAGATGATCCTGGAAAGATCTATACCTTGAATCTGTTGGATTCTGAACTGAAAATTAAAGCACTGAGCATCAAGGGTCAGTTTGACAAAGACTCTTTTAATCCACATGGAATCAGCATATACACAGATGATAAAG ATGGTGCCATATATGTGTTTGTTGTTAATCATCCTCAAGACAAAAGCCAAGTGGAGATTTTCAGATTTGTTGAGAAAGAAAATTCTCTTCAACACATTAAGACCATCAAGCATGAACTCCTGCACAG TGTGAATGACATAGTAGCTGTGGGGGCTGAAAGCTTTTATGCCTCCAATGATCATTACTTCACTAATGACATTCTCAAGTTGGTGGAGCCATTTCTCTCTTTGCCCTGGTGTGACATCGTCTACTACAGCCCTGAGACTGTGCAGGTTGTGGCAGGGGGTTTTCTGTCTGCCAACGGCATTAATATCTCACCTAACAAAAG GCATTTGTATGTGTCAGATATTCTGAAGCACACAATTGTTGTCCTGGAAATACAGAAAAACACTGTATTATCTCATGTAAAG GAAGTTGATGTGGGCTCGCTCTGTGACAACATTGAGGTGGACCGTAAGTCTGGAGATCTGTGGATGGGCTGCCACCCAAACGGTCTCAAATGTGTATTTCATGATCCGAATGATCCACCTGGTTCTGAG AAGTCATGA
- the LOC137083053 gene encoding serum paraoxonase/arylesterase 2-like isoform X1 codes for MGKLAVLSLAVVALAVLIGERLNSLRHTSLSYRELTQNYLPNCHLIDGIDFGAEDITIREDGLAFLSTGLKYPGLPFYTDDPGKIYTLNLLDSELKIKALSIKGQFDKDSFNPHGISIYTDDKDGAIYVFVVNHPQDKSQVEIFRFVEKENSLQHIKTIKHELLHSVNDIVAVGAESFYASNDHYFTNDILKLVEPFLSLPWCDIVYYSPETVQVVAGGFLSANGINISPNKRHLYVSDILKHTIVVLEIQKNTVLSHVKEVDVGSLCDNIEVDRKSGDLWMGCHPNGLKCVFHDPNDPPGSEVIRIENILSEKPQVTQVYADDGSVIVASSVATPYGGKLLIGTVYQKALICDLK; via the exons ATGGGCAAGTTAGCAGTTCTCTCGCTTGCTGTTGTTGCACTTGCTGTTTTGATCGGAGAAAGGCTCAATTCTTTAAG GCACACATCTCTTTCTTACAGAGAACTAACCCAGAACTACCTTCCTAACTGTCACCTAATAGATGGCATAG ATTTTGGGGCTGAAGATATAACCATACGTGAAGATGGATTGGCTTTCCTCAGCACT GGCTTGAAGTATCCAGGCTTACCATTCTATACAGATGATCCTGGAAAGATCTATACCTTGAATCTGTTGGATTCTGAACTGAAAATTAAAGCACTGAGCATCAAGGGTCAGTTTGACAAAGACTCTTTTAATCCACATGGAATCAGCATATACACAGATGATAAAG ATGGTGCCATATATGTGTTTGTTGTTAATCATCCTCAAGACAAAAGCCAAGTGGAGATTTTCAGATTTGTTGAGAAAGAAAATTCTCTTCAACACATTAAGACCATCAAGCATGAACTCCTGCACAG TGTGAATGACATAGTAGCTGTGGGGGCTGAAAGCTTTTATGCCTCCAATGATCATTACTTCACTAATGACATTCTCAAGTTGGTGGAGCCATTTCTCTCTTTGCCCTGGTGTGACATCGTCTACTACAGCCCTGAGACTGTGCAGGTTGTGGCAGGGGGTTTTCTGTCTGCCAACGGCATTAATATCTCACCTAACAAAAG GCATTTGTATGTGTCAGATATTCTGAAGCACACAATTGTTGTCCTGGAAATACAGAAAAACACTGTATTATCTCATGTAAAG GAAGTTGATGTGGGCTCGCTCTGTGACAACATTGAGGTGGACCGTAAGTCTGGAGATCTGTGGATGGGCTGCCACCCAAACGGTCTCAAATGTGTATTTCATGATCCGAATGATCCACCTGGTTCTGAG GTTATCAGGATTGAGAATATCCTTTCTGAAAAGCCCCAGGTGACTCAGGTATATGCAGATGACGGCAGTGTGATCGTGGCTTCTTCAGTGGCAACCCCATATGGAGGAAAGCTGCTCATTGGAACTGTTTATCAAAAAGCTCTGATCTGTGACCTTAAATAG